Below is a window of Streptomyces genisteinicus DNA.
GTCGACGTGCTCGTCAACAACCTCGGGGTCTTCGGATCACGTCCCGCGCTCGAGATCGACGACGCCGAGTGGCGCCGCTACTTCGAGGTCAACGTCCTGTCGGCGGTGCGTCTGATCCGCGCCTGCCTGCCGGGGATGGCGGAACGGGGCTGGGGCCGGGTGCTCAACATCGCCAGTGACTCGGCGGTGGTCACCCCGGCCGAGATGATCCACTACGGCACGACCAAGACCGCGCTGCTGGCCGTCACCCGCGGGTTCGCCAAGGAGGCCGCCGGGACGGGGGTGACGGTCAACTCCGTGATCGCGGGGCCGACGCACACCGGGGGCGTCGAGGAGTTCGTCCACTCGCTCGTCGGCGCGGATCTGCCGTGGGACGAGGCGCAGCGTGTGTTCATGCGGGAGCACCGTCCGCAGTCGCTGATCCAGCGGCTGATCGAGCCCGAGGAGATCGCGCACATGGTCGTCTACCTGAGCTCGGGCTTCGCGTCGGCGACGACCGGCGGCGCGCTCCGTGTCGACGGGGGCTACGTCGACGCGATCCTCCCGTAGCCGCCGTGCGGCTCGGCGGACGACCGGCGGCGGGCGGGGTCCGCCCGGCGGCGCGGCGCAGGAGGCGTTTTGGCCCGGTGCGTCCGGGCAGGCGAGTGGATGAGCAGGACGCACCGACGAAAGGACCGACATGAGCGCCGGAGAGAAGGCCAAGGCCAAGACCGAGCAGGTTGTCGGGAAGGCCGTGCGGAAGACGGCCCATGCAATGGGCAAGGAGACGACCGCCGCGAAGGGCGCGGCCCTGGAGACCCGTGGCAGGGCCCGGGGGGCCAAGGAGAAGGCGAAGGGCCGTTTCGGCCACTGACCCCGCGCACCGGAGTGCGCCCGCGGGCCCGGCCACCGCTTCGGCGGTCGCCGGGCCCGCGTCGCTGTCACGGTGCGGTGTTCCGCCTGCGGCGGCGCAGCGCCCACGGTCCGCCGGTGACCGCGCAGGCCGCTCGTCGCCGCCGAGGCGGCGACGAGCGGCAGCGCCGAAGTCCCGTCCGGGGAGGACGTCTCCCGCTCGGTGCCGCCGGAGACGTCCGCGGTCTCGCCCAGCCCGAGGGCGGCGGCTCCCGCCAGGAGCGGGCGGACCGTGGTGATGCGTCCTGTGTGTGACACCGTGCGGCACCCGTCCGTCGTGCGGGACCCCGTGTGCCTCGCATGATCAGACCGGCGGGAGAGATGGTTGCCCTCGCGGTCGCGGGTTCTCGCACGGTCCCGCTCTCCCGTCCCGCGCACCGGAGCGGCGGGGCGGTGGACGCGGGGCGCCCGGAACCCGCCGGTGGACGCGGGGCGCCCGGCACGGGGCAGTGGATGCGGGGAGCCCGGCGCCCGCCGGCCGTGTCCGTCAGCCTCCGGAGGGGCCGGGGCGCCGTTCGTGGCGTGCCCGGGCCAGGCGGTGGGCGGTGGAGAGCAGTTCGGCGGTCGCCGTGCGCGTGCGCGGGCCCGGGTTGACCACCGCGAGCCAGCCCGCGGCCGCGTAGACGGGGTGGGCGACGACGGTGTCGTCGGCGGCCGGGGCCGTCGTGGCGGGTTCCCGTCCGCCGGGTGGACGGCCGGTCCACCGGGTGAACTCCTCTTTGCCGGCGGCGATGTTCACCCGGTGGGCGTCCGGGCGGTCGAGGCGGGACGTGGCGTCGCCGGGCAGGTTCTTCGTCACGATCGTCGCGAACGGCTGGGCGGCCGCGGGGACGACGCCGTCCGGTGCGTAGTAGAAGAACGTGTCGCCCCAGGCGACGTCGGGGGAACCGTCGCCGGGTGCGGGGCGGAGGGTCAGCACGCCGTCCATGGCCGCCACGAAGGAGATGATCTCGTCCTGGGTCATGGCTCCAGCGTTCCATTCACGTGGTTGTGGAGACTTGCGGGGAGTCCATGAGGGGATACGGGATGGCAAGTCTCCAATCGGTGCGTCTGCGCACCGTCGACGTCGCACGGCGGGCCGGGTGCTCCGTGCAGCAGGTGCGCGACCTCGAACGCGAGGGGGTCCTGCCCGCGGCGGAGCGGACGGCCTCGGGCTACCGCGTCCACGGGGAGCGGCAGGTGCGGTCCGCGCTGGCCTACCGGGCGTTCGCCGCGGGGGCGGGGCCGGCCGAGGCCAAGCGGATCGTGCGGGCGGCGCACCGGTTCCCCGCGTCGCAGGAGGTGTTGGTCCTGCTCGACGCGGCGCACGCACGGCTCGATGCGGAGCGGACGGCGCTGCGGCGGGCGCGGGAGGCCGCCGCGTCGATCTCCGGCGAGCCGATCGACGCCGTCGGCGCAGCGGACTCGATGGGCGTCTCGGAACTCGCCGCGGCGCTCGGGGTGCGTCCGTCGACGCTGCGGCACTGGGACGCCGAGGGCCTCGTCGTCCCCGACCGGGACCCCGTCCGGGGCGCGCGCCGCTACACGCCGGTCCAGGTCCGCGACGCGCGCATCGTCCAGCAGTTGCGGCGGGCCGGGCACCGCGTCGCCCCGCTGCGGTCCCTCATGCCCGAGCTGCGTCTCGGCCGCCGCTGGAGCGAGGTGGCGGCAGCGCTGGACGCGCGGGAGACGGCTGTCGCGGCGCGCTCCCGGGCCCTGGTCGACGGGACGGCGGCCCTCGCACCCCTCCTCACCGAGAGCAATCAGTAGACATGTGAACGCATGGATTAACTTCCGTCGCGCAAATTTCTGACATTTCTCTTGTGGGCGGCTGCTCGCGGGCCCTACTGTCCCCACGCCGCCCCGTGCCCCGCGGACGGGTGCGTCCCCCTGCCCCGCCCGACGGAAGTGAGCCCCCGTATGTACCCGACGAGCCGCGCCGGACACGGCGCTCGCGGCGGCCGAAGAGCCGCCCTGGTGACGACCGTCCTCGCCCTGCTGCTGAGCGCCGCGCCCGGTGGGACGGCGGCGGCCGAGACGGCCCGCCACCGCCCCGGCGCTCCCGTGGTCACCCGGGCCGCGGTCGATCCCGCGCTGGTCGCGGGGCGGGGGGCGACCGTGGCGTTCGACGAGCAGGAGGCCGAGAACGCCCGGGGCACCGGGACCGTCATCGGTCCGGACCGGACGCCGTACACCCTCGCCTCCGAGGCGTCGGGCCGCTCGGCGGTGAAGCTGACGGCCGGACAGTACGTGGAGTTCACGCTGCCCCGGGACGCCAACGCCCTCACCGTGCGCTACAGCATCCCCGACGCCCCGGAGGGCGGCGGCATCACCGCTCCGCTGGACGTCACCGTCGACGGGCGGCACCGCAGGACGATGACCCTGACCTCCCAGTACTCGTGGCTCTACAACCAGTACCCGTTCACCAACGACCCCCGGGCCGGTCTGCTCCACCCCGACTGGTGGATCACCGAGTGCTCCTGTGTGCCCGCGTCGACCTCACCGGCACCGGAGATCACCAAGCCGTTCCGCCCCACCCACTTCTACGACGAGCAGCGGCTCCACCTGGGCCGCACCCACCGGGCCGGGGACGTCGTCCGGCTGACCGTGCCCGCGGGCAGCCCCGCCGCGTGGACGGTCGTCGACCTGCTCGACAGCGAACTGGTCACGAAGCCGCACGTCGAGCGCGGCGGCCTGGACGTCCGGCTGTTCGGCGCCGACCCGACCGGCCGGCGCGACGCCGCCCCGGCGATCGAGCGCGCCATCGCCCTGGCCCGGCGGCTCGACCGGCCGGTCTACCTGCCGCCGGGCACCTTCCGGGTCGACCGCCACATCGTGGTCGACGACGTGACCGTCGTCGGCGCGGGCAACTGGCACACCGTGCTCAAGGGCCGCGCGATGGCCCTGGACACCCCCGCGCCCGACGGGTCCCGGACGACCGGTGTCGGCCTCTACGGCAGGAGCGCGGCCGAGGGCGGCAGCCGGGGCGTCCACCTGCGGGGCTTCGCGATCGAGGGCGACGTGCGGGAGCGGATCGACACCGATCAGGTGAACGCGATCGGCGGGGCCATGAGCGACTCCACGATCGACGGCCTGTACCTGCACCACACCAAGGTGGGCCTGTGGTTCGACGGCCCGATGTCGAACGTGCGGGTCACGAACAACATCGTCGTCGACCAGATCGCCGACGCCCTCAACTTCCACACGGGTGTCACCGACTCGCTGGTGCACAACAACTTCGTCCGCAACACCGGGGACGACGGGCTCGCCATGTGGTCCGAGACGACGGCCGACGCCCGCAACACCTTCTCCCGCAACACCGTCCAGTCGCCGACGCTGGCCAACGGCATCGCCGTCTACGGCGGCGCCGACAACACGGTCAGCGGGAACCTCGTCGCCGACCCGGTCCGCGAGGGCAGCGCGCTGCACGCCGGTTCCCGCTTCGGCGCGGAACCCTTCACCGGCACCCTCCGCTTCACCGGGAACACCACGGTCCGCGCCGGAACCCTCGACCTCAACTGGAGGATCGGACTCGGCGCGATCTGGCTCTACGCACTGGACCGGAGCATCGACGCGGACATCCGGGTGACCGGCGACCACTACCTCGACAGCACCCACAACGCGATCATGCTGGTGAGCGAGTACGGGGTGAAGGACAGGTACGGCATCCCCGCCGTCCACTTCCGGGACATCCGGGTCGACGGCACCGGAAACTCCGTGCTCAGCGCCCGCACCCAGGGGTCCGCCACCTTCGAGAACGTGGACGCCCGCAACGTGGGCGCCGTGGGGGTCAACAACTGCGGCGCATTCAACTTCCCGGCCTCGGGGTCGGAGTTCGCCCTCGCCGACCGGGGCGGGAACGACGGCGGCTGGCTCGCCGGATGGCTGCTGCCCAACACGATCACCTGCGACGACCGGCCCCCGGTGGTCCCGCCCCCGCCGCCCGCCGAGTGGCGCGACCGGTAGCCCGCGCGACCGCCGCGGCCCGTCCCGCAGCCGGCGAAGCCGGTGACGGGGCGGGCCGCGCCGTCCGTCCGCGTATCCTCGCCCGGGACACGGCGAGCGGAGGACGGTGCACGTGGCGGGCAGCACACCGGAGGAGACCCGGACGCCGGACGCGGGCGTGCGCACCTCGCTGAGCACCCGGGCGCGCGAGGCGGTCCGGCAGCGGATCGTCGACCGCCGGTACCCGATGGGCGCGCGCCTGGTGGAGCGGGAGATCGCCGAGGAACTCCACATGTCCCGGGTCCCGGTCCGGGAGGCGCTGCGCGCCCTCGTCGCGGAGGGCCTGCTGGAGCTGCTGCCGCACAGCGGTGTACGGGTGCGGCGTCTGGAGCGCGCCGACGTGCACCACCTCTACGAGGTGTGGGAACCGCTGGCGGTGCAGGCGTCACGCCTGGCCGCGCGGCGGGTCGCCCGGGCGGAGGACGGGCCGGACGGCGTCGCGGCCCTCGCCGCGCTGCTGGAGCGCGCCGAGCGGGCGGCCGCGGCCGACGAGGGGGAACGCGAGGTCGCCGCGCACACCGCGTTCCATGAGCAGATCGTGACCCTCGGGGGCAAT
It encodes the following:
- a CDS encoding DUF6194 family protein, which codes for MTQDEIISFVAAMDGVLTLRPAPGDGSPDVAWGDTFFYYAPDGVVPAAAQPFATIVTKNLPGDATSRLDRPDAHRVNIAAGKEEFTRWTGRPPGGREPATTAPAADDTVVAHPVYAAAGWLAVVNPGPRTRTATAELLSTAHRLARARHERRPGPSGG
- a CDS encoding glycosyl hydrolase family 28-related protein translates to MYPTSRAGHGARGGRRAALVTTVLALLLSAAPGGTAAAETARHRPGAPVVTRAAVDPALVAGRGATVAFDEQEAENARGTGTVIGPDRTPYTLASEASGRSAVKLTAGQYVEFTLPRDANALTVRYSIPDAPEGGGITAPLDVTVDGRHRRTMTLTSQYSWLYNQYPFTNDPRAGLLHPDWWITECSCVPASTSPAPEITKPFRPTHFYDEQRLHLGRTHRAGDVVRLTVPAGSPAAWTVVDLLDSELVTKPHVERGGLDVRLFGADPTGRRDAAPAIERAIALARRLDRPVYLPPGTFRVDRHIVVDDVTVVGAGNWHTVLKGRAMALDTPAPDGSRTTGVGLYGRSAAEGGSRGVHLRGFAIEGDVRERIDTDQVNAIGGAMSDSTIDGLYLHHTKVGLWFDGPMSNVRVTNNIVVDQIADALNFHTGVTDSLVHNNFVRNTGDDGLAMWSETTADARNTFSRNTVQSPTLANGIAVYGGADNTVSGNLVADPVREGSALHAGSRFGAEPFTGTLRFTGNTTVRAGTLDLNWRIGLGAIWLYALDRSIDADIRVTGDHYLDSTHNAIMLVSEYGVKDRYGIPAVHFRDIRVDGTGNSVLSARTQGSATFENVDARNVGAVGVNNCGAFNFPASGSEFALADRGGNDGGWLAGWLLPNTITCDDRPPVVPPPPPAEWRDR
- a CDS encoding GntR family transcriptional regulator; its protein translation is MHVAGSTPEETRTPDAGVRTSLSTRAREAVRQRIVDRRYPMGARLVEREIAEELHMSRVPVREALRALVAEGLLELLPHSGVRVRRLERADVHHLYEVWEPLAVQASRLAARRVARAEDGPDGVAALAALLERAERAAAADEGEREVAAHTAFHEQIVTLGGNPLLARTMEQLSWQLQLLFGLHEEPDHMRSQHTEMYRHIAAGDEESAAAATLLHVRDSRTVALRSLFG
- a CDS encoding MerR family transcriptional regulator; its protein translation is MASLQSVRLRTVDVARRAGCSVQQVRDLEREGVLPAAERTASGYRVHGERQVRSALAYRAFAAGAGPAEAKRIVRAAHRFPASQEVLVLLDAAHARLDAERTALRRAREAAASISGEPIDAVGAADSMGVSELAAALGVRPSTLRHWDAEGLVVPDRDPVRGARRYTPVQVRDARIVQQLRRAGHRVAPLRSLMPELRLGRRWSEVAAALDARETAVAARSRALVDGTAALAPLLTESNQ
- a CDS encoding SDR family NAD(P)-dependent oxidoreductase, which gives rise to MQIALDGRTALVTGSTQGIGAAIAAGLAAAGARVAVNGRDPGRTGEAVERLREQVPHGDFVAAPGDLATEPGASEVLGRLPAVDVLVNNLGVFGSRPALEIDDAEWRRYFEVNVLSAVRLIRACLPGMAERGWGRVLNIASDSAVVTPAEMIHYGTTKTALLAVTRGFAKEAAGTGVTVNSVIAGPTHTGGVEEFVHSLVGADLPWDEAQRVFMREHRPQSLIQRLIEPEEIAHMVVYLSSGFASATTGGALRVDGGYVDAILP